The Magnolia sinica isolate HGM2019 chromosome 9, MsV1, whole genome shotgun sequence genome contains a region encoding:
- the LOC131256447 gene encoding uncharacterized protein LOC131256447, translating to MEITPFMPMGVFGILREAFKIPSRNGKIFLSITLFLLIPSSLIFLANDFTIKPLVMDLVVKTYKLEANDPQWPGYSKLIDGIRKDVGFLVGEETLLLVISSIVSLFTAVATIFASSMTYYCKDLTHNELFLRIGQTWKRPMITWLYITLFESGYLLLIFLLVGIFTMIAKGSMTLACLTLVLALLLVRFYVYFSMLCKLGIVISVMEEDNYGMGALTKAADLIEGRKRQGYILYVLFKLVGLAVYWVLSSAMQDIDRSHTTRLVIGVVLMHVISLEKILMSMVFTVFYFECKKSHGEKVETGGESGYSLVSTTALVEV from the coding sequence ATGGAAATTACTCCATTCATGCCCATGGGTGTCTTTGGAATTCTAAGAGAAGCTTTCAAGATCCCATCCAGAAATGGAAAGATCTTCCTCTCTATTACCCTTTTCCTCCTCATCCCATCCTCTCTTATTTTCCTGGCAAACGACTTCACCATCAAGCCGTTAGTCATGGATCTAGTGGTAAAAACATACAAGTTGGAGGCCAATGATCCCCAATGGCCTGGATATTCCAAATTGATAGATGGGATTAGAAAAGACGTTGGATTTCTCGTGGGCGAGGAGACACTCTTGTTAGTAATCTCTTCTATAGTCTCACTCTTCACAGCTGTGGCCACGATTTTTGCATCTTCCATGACTTACTATTGCAAGGATCTGACACACAACGAGCTGTTCTTGAGGATTGGACAGACGTGGAAGCGACCCATGATTACATGGTTGTACATCACCCTCTTCGAATCGGGTTATCTTCTTTTGATATTTTTACTAGTAGGCATTTTTACTATGATAGCTAAGGGTTCTATGACATTAGCTTGTCTAACTTTAGTTCTAGCTCTTTTGCTTGTTCGCTTTTATGTTTATTTCTCTATGCTTTGCAAGTTGggtattgtaatttcagtcatggAAGAGGATAATTATGGAATGGGGGCACTTACAAAAGCTGCAGATCTGATCGAAGGAAGAAAGAGGCAAGGTTACATTCTCTACGTTCTTTTTAAGCTAGTTGGGTTAGCTGTCTATTGGGTTCTCAGTTCGGCGATGCAGGATATAGACCGATCCCATACGACCCGATTGGTGATTGGAGTTGTTCTAATGCATGTTATTTCCCTTGAGAAAATCCTCATGTCTATGGTTTTTACAGTGTTTTACTTTGAGTGTAAGAAGAGCCATGGAGAGAAAGTAGAAACAGGAGGGGAGAGTGGGTATAGTTTGGTTTCCACTACTGCTCTTGTTGAGGTCTGA